The sequence ttgacttCTTATAATCGATCTCACATTGAAATTCATCATAGTccagaaaaataataaattttgatatataaacaaaataatttttcgtgAATCGGATCAAGCATCATAAAACGGGTTTTGTCTATGCTACCCCATTCGATCACTGTTCGAATGGGGATCCAACGGCTCATATTTACTGCACTTAAAATGTTCACATGAACTTTTCAAGTGCAAAAAAATATGAGCCGTCATATGCAGCACATGGACAATGCCCATGTACTAACCTACACTTTCTCCATAAAACGATATCATAGATAGTGATCTTAAATTCATGTTGTGATCACAAAAAAGAACTATGATTAGCTATAATGACATGATAAACATGCATTTATTATAATGTAGTATAACTTAATACCCCAAAAATTAACTTAGGACAAAAATGTTTGTTTATACACATTTAAAAATGCGAAATCATATTACACTATTAATCAACAACTACCCAACCAACAATCATGGTTTCTTCACCAAGAAATCAAAACCCACATTTACTAGCGTTCACACGCGCTTCCATGGAATATTTGAGCTGTGTAGTATGAACATTTCCGGGGACCAAAGATTATACTACTGGAAAATAGGAGCGAAAGATGAATACAAAGAATTTGAATTGGCGAAGTTCACAAGCGGCCAAATGCTGGTTAAAGTCAATATAGTCCAGTAGTTGTCGAAGagtctgccactttcttttcATACTGTGTAGATTCGCGCTGCTTTTTTGTCTAAAGAAAGAAAGAGAGATATACAatacaatatataataataatacagaGACAAAGATTGCAACAGTAGTCTACGGAAAAAGAATGGGAGTACTTTAGGCCTATCATTCCGTTGATTCCGCGCATATTCTTGCTTGGATTGTGAAGCCCATTTGAGTTGAAACGCTTCCGCGATTGCCGCATATAAAGAGGGTTGGGCTAGAGAGAGGGAGAGAGTCGTGGAAAGTGGAAAggttttcgtttttttttgggttttgttTTGTTCTTGACTGTTGTGTATAAATATGCCTAATTTTTCAATGGCATTGAGAATTTAGCATCGCTTTCTCGAAGCTGAGCTTGACCCAGGTCAAGATTTAGTATATTCAGATCTGGGTGGGCGTTAGTTTTCCGTTTTTGTAGCTATGGTGGTGGTGTGTTGGTGACGCGTGGTTTGCACGTGCTGATGGGTTGCGTAACGTCGAAACAGACGGTTTCCGTGACTCCGGCGATACTGGATCACTCGGGGGGGTTATATGGGGGGTCGGGTCGTAGCCGAGTGGGGAGTAGCGGCGGAGGCGGCGGTTTGGTGGCAGAGCTGGACATGAACTTGAAGAAGGTGAAGAAAAGAGGAGCAGGTGAGTCGGGGAGCGAGTTGAGCGAGTCTGGTCGGACGAGTGAGTCTGTGAGTTTTCGGCTTGGGAATTTGCAAAAGTATGTGGAGGGTGAGCAGGTGGCGGCTGGCTGGCCGGCTTGGCTCAGTGCGGTTGCGGGTGAAGCCATTCAGGGTTGGGTTCCACTGAAATCTGATTCTTACGAGAAACTTGAAAAGGTTTGTTTGATTGTTTCGGTTCTGAGTCGGATTACATGTTTGATTGTAAGATAAAATGGGATCGTGTAGTTCATTGTGTCTTTGTCATTCAAGTTATTCATAGTAGTAGTTGTAACTTGGAAGTGTTTGTCTCGTGTCTTAGTATTTCATTGGGAAAACTGATGATCATATATAACAAGTGCCTTCTAGTTGTGATGGAAATGTGGAAGAATTAGTTGCAGAATGGAGAGTTTGAAACACCCGATCACTCTCGGGGACGCCGAAATATGGTTCTTTTTTGTGTTTTCAATCCTTTGAATAGCGTTGTCCGTGGTAAGCTTGGAACTGAGGGTTTAACTGAGCTAAGATTTATGATTAGGGGGTGGAGATATAACTACTATGTCTAGATGCATTAACTGGGTCTTTGCCTCCTGTAGCAAAAGTTTGAGCAAAATATCGGTTCTTAATCCTGTGAGAACTTGTGGTTTGTGATCAATAAAATGACGTTGCACTTTATAAGCCCTTAAATCTTATAATGTCTTCAATCTTGTCCTTGCAATTGAAAAGATCAGGCGGCGTGAAGAAAGCATAAACTCTACTTTTTCTATAAAAAGCTTGATTTTTATGGAAAGAAAGTTACTAGCTTAAATCATCAAGATTTTCTCCCTTTATGCTGCAAGTTCAACTGTTATGTGATTCTTTCCTGAACCAATATTTCAGGTGCTAAATCTTCTCATGACGTTGCCACTATGATGGCAAGAATAGTTTCTGTTTTCGGAACAGCATCTTACCTGCAGTCTGTATTCTATAAGATAGAATCCATTCACATTGTTCAGCGgcattcttatttttttttgttagccATTCAACTAACAAAAAATCTcaacttttcttttcttaacAGATTGGTCAGGGTACATACAGCACTGTTTTTCGAGCACGTGAATTAGAAACAGGGAAGATAGTTGCCTTAAAGAAGGTGCGGTTTGACAATTTTGAGCCTGAAAGTGTTCGTTTCATGGCTCGTGAAATAACAATTCTTCGTCGGCTAGACCATCCAAACATTATAAAGTTGGAAGGATTAATCACATCTCGTTcgtcatgcaacatatatctCGTGTTCGAGTATATGGAACATGATATTTCTGGACTCTTATCTTGCCCAGACATCGCATTCACCGAAGAACAGGTTCTAATTATTCTGCTCTAGATAGACAGTGTTACGAGTTTTACTGCACTGGCCTTCTAGACCTCTTTAAACATGAGCTATGAAAAAGAAATGACATTAATCAGTAATATATGCCTTAATCGAACTTTATTCTGTCATATTTTGTAGGTTAAATGTTACATGAAGCAGTTGTTATTGGGACTCGAGCATTGCCATTCTCAGGGTGTAATGCATCGAGACATAAAAGGTGCAAATCTCTTGGTAGATAACAATGGAATCCTGAAGGTAGGTGATTTTGGATTGGCAAATTACTGTACTTATGGGCAGAGGCAACCTCTGACTAGTCGAGTGGTCACATTGTGGTACCGCCCTCCTGAACTTTTGTTGGGGTCTACTGAATATGGGACTTCTGTGGATCTTTGGAGTGTTGGCTGCTTACTCGCTGAACTTCTCATCGGGAAGCCTATTCTTCAAGGGAGGACTGAGGTAATCAATGGAGCCATAGTTTTCTTGTTCCGTATTGAGCGATATTTTTTTGAGAGACAAATATTAATTAACTATTTGTATGACATACAAAAGTAACATCTACCATTTGTCAAAACTAATATTGTTGTCATTTGTCAAAACTAATATTGttgttaaaattaaatttacgtGGTATTCAATGCGGATTTAGGGCGAGTCTGTTAACGACTCTCATTGAGAGTAGAATTGGTCTGATTCCCCTAGCCAAATTCGCAGCATGGATGTGCTAAACCATGTGgcataattatgaaatttttatgtGTCTTTCTTTACAGGTTGAACAGttgcacaaaattttcaaactttGTGGATCCCCGCCTGAAGATTACTggaaaaaatcaaaacttcCTCATGCAACGTTATTCAAACCACAGCATCCTTACGATACCTCTCTTTGGCAAACCTTTAAAGATCTACCTGAAGCTGCTGTTACTCTAATAGAAACTCTCTTGTCTGTGGAACCGCACAAGCGGGGAACGGCTGCTTCAGCCCTCACGTCGGAGGTATTCTTGTTGGACCCTTGATAGCCACATGCAAATTTCTGGATTTCCGTACACTATTGTTTTTAATACTTTGCATTTCTCTGATGTGAAACTGATAGGGTTTCAccaaaagaaacaaaaagaagagaaactgaTAGGGCATTTGCTGTTTCAAATTGTGCTTGGGTTTAAGTTTCATGTCAAGTAGAATGACTCTAATCCTTTGCTTGTTGTTCACAATGATTAGTATTTCAAGACAAAGCCATATGCTTGTGATCCGTCAAACTTACCAAAGTATCCTCCCAGTAAAGAGATTGACATTAAAATTCGTGAAGAGGCCAGCCGGTAATTTCTCTTACATCCAATGGTATTGAAAATGATTGTTCCTTAAAGTCAAACTATAAAAGATTTGCTCCTTGTATTCAGGAAAAGGTCTGATGTACGATCTCGTGGTGGACCTGAAACAACGAGGAAGCCAACTAGGAGACCCAACGGAATGAACAAACTTGCACCAGAAGAGGTCACTCTCTCTCCCCTTTAAACTTGTACAAATATCTATAATACACACAGTTCTAATATATCCCCATACTCGTGTCCTATTTTGTTAGATGCTTTCTAGATATGGATACTCGATATGTATAAACAGGACACTTTTATAGGTTTACATAGAAGTATTACTCGAGAAATGGAATGTGAATATCCTATTTGCTACAGCTAATGAATTTATTTTGATCGCTCCTGATACAACCAGTTGTGGCATTTTGACTATACCAAGTACCATAAGaactattttttaatttttagataGTTATTgatcaaatttaatatatttatataattatatacgTGTATGTGTATATGTACACGTAAAACAGCTATATCCTTGTCGTATtctcatttttaaaaattttgggatcTGTATGGTGTCGTATCTGTGTCCTCGTATCTGCATCTGTGGAATAGAGAACTATAGACGCATAAATTTTTATCATCCTTTAAATTTCATTGTCGTGCACAGAATCTCCCTCCTCAAAAGCATGCTGAACTGAAGTTGAATGGAGATGGCATAAACAATAACAAAGGAGATGGATTCTTAGTTTGGGAGCCACCTAAGCCATCAATTATGGGGAGCAAAGAAGTGTCCCACGTAAAAAAACCATCTCAAGGCGATGATACTTGTCCCGGCCCTTTACAAGTTTCAGGATCTAGTGGTTTTGCCTGGGCAAAAGGGAGAATGAACAATTCATCATTAAGATCACGAAGTAGGTCTAGCTCTAGAAGCCTAATTCTTGAATCTTCTGGTGCCTTGCATTTGAAGAATAGCTTTGATTCAATAGGAGAGAACAATTGCGAGGTAGTGAATGGTGATCGGAAGTTTTCTGATACAAAACGTCACGACTCATGTGAAAGCATCAAGCCCCAAATGCTCAAACAATGGAGCCAATTAGAACGTCCAGATTCATTTGATACCTCAGATGAGTACCACTCTCAGGAATTGACCAAGGCACTTTATCATAAGGAGGAGGCTGCTGCCAGAAGACTCTATTCGGTAACTCTAAAACTTCTTTCTGTAGTACATTTCAAGTATATATTATCACCATCATCATTTTTTCTTCTCTTGAAAATGTGATACTATTACCACTCTTATGGAGTACAACCTTTATGAAGATTAAATAATACATGTTCAGAgttctatcattcaattaccaAAAGAGTTCAGTATAAGACAATTTTTTTATCCTCTTTATAGTTAGAAAAAAACGCCTACTCATACCCGATTAAACTTCTAGCTATCGAAGGTTGATTCTCTGTgtgaattatttttatttggttGTGACATAATGGGCATCAGAAAACTGAAACTTCTTGTCTCGAAAAATGGTCGAAGCTTTTACGTgtaatcagaaaaaaaaaatactgtcTTTCTGGTTTATGCCGTTTTCTCTTTCATAAATATCTTccattttatctgctcttgctATTTTAAGTGGGACATGAAACAGGTGTATCAAGAACAGGGGGAGAAGGTTGAATTTTCGGGACCCTTGCTAACTCAATCACAAAGAATCGATGAACTCTTGGAAAAGCACGAACGTCAAATCCGCCAGGCAGTTCGAAGATCATGGTTCCAGAGAGGTAGGACAATCCATCTTGGAAGTGAATTAGATTCCAAAATCGTTAATTTTATCCGCTAGACGTGCAGCGAGATAAGTTTCTACAAGGCAGAAGGCCCCAATAGACCCTTTTTTCTTCCACTGCTTCACTAGGATGTTCACAAATCACATATCCCATCCCTTTAGAATGAACGTATTCGTTAAAGACTTTTCATAACAAATTCTTGTTTCCTAAATGCAGTTAAGCGAAACGGAAAGCAACTGCCTGTGTACTAGTTTGTAGCTGTCCATGGAAGCGAATAGCTGATCTAATCATGATAACCAATCCGGGCATGGTCGTTCAACGAAAAGCTTCTTTGTTGCAGAAGGATTGAGCTGTATATTGACTAGCAAGCATGACCAACTCGGCTTTGGGAACCACAGCCGAATGCGTTCTCTCAGCTACAACGAtgctgcaaaaaaaaaaaaaaaaagagaccaAAATGGATCCCTCTTATCCGAGCTCATACATCAATCAAGATCTAGGAAGGGAAGATTATGTTTGTTCATTCTATTCTTTTTGATACATATACCTCTTTGaaagttttaatataatattctaTCAAAATAGCAATTTTAATCTCTTCCATTAGATTTCTCAGCTTGATTCTTATTCTTAGTCCCCAAAACAATGTACTAATGCCTATAAATTCAATCTTCTGGTTCATCTCAACGATTTCAAATCCATAATAATAAATCCATGTTATTTGTGTAGATAAATTACTCTGCAatggattaaaaaaatttaacaggATGTTTTGTCatttcaaatctttctttcagaaaagtttattatttttttccgaGTCAAATTCATTATATTAAATTGGTATATAAATTATTGTATTTGCAAATGGAAAAAAATTGTTGAGATTGAAATTATTTGCCCattgataaaaaataaaaaaatcctcAGCACATTTGAAACATTTCGGACCAAAAATGATTGATAATAActtataaatgttttttttttaaaaaattaatatataaatcaacGAAAATTTTTCATTTATTATTGCGAGATTTGTAGTTTAGTACTCATCAGACTAGGTGTATTTCAATAGATTAATTTTCCCCATGAAATCTATTTTTTTTGGGaatcttaaataataaataaatgaatttCACAGGTAAAAATGCCATTTTCTTTAAatatattgaatttaaatttcGTGAAATTGGATGTACTAAgcaatttataattaaaagaataaaatctcaaaaccatacGAAAAAACTACCGAAATAATTTTGCACAGATAAGTGAATTTCTAATTATAGTTTACCTTGtcggaaaaaaaattgatagtTTACTTTACTaccattaatatataaatatataatatattgttaCATTTTTatggtgtatatatatatatatatatatatatatatatattatcttgtcaCAATTTATATGATTTGTTTCAATAAAAACATCCGACATCCATAATTATCTTCACTAAGAGCAATTATGATTTGGAAATTTACTTTACTaccattaatatataaatatataatatattgttaCATTTTTatggtgtatatatatatatattatcttgtcaCAATTTATATGATTTGTTTCAATAAAAACATCCGACATCCATAATTATCTTCACTAAGAGCAATTatgatttggaaattttgacTTGAATAATTATAAACCAGCAAAGACTCGATTTtacaatttgttttttttaaaaaattgcaaTGAATTtatatcattaaatattaaattttttttatgacgtgAGAAAAAAGCTACAACAAATACAAGAGGCTAAttcttaaatatattatttttttgatatttaCTCCGCAatacatttttttattaatctttgaaattattaaatattaaatttgacgATTCATAAAAACTCATATAAAATCATctcataatttaattttatgaaataaatacCAAtccgattttaaaaaaaactatcattttttcattatatatacatacatagatCACAATACCGTGGTATGAATTCGTCGACCAAATAATACACCAAATTATAAATGTCTAATCTTTGACAACCGTGTTTTGAGTCACAGCCCCGTGACATTATcaaacaaaattaattaattattaattaatgagTAAAAAAAAGACAACTGAAAGAGTGAAAAAACAAATCCGGGTCCCTttagtccgggtcgggtctgtctCTGTCATTTCCCCCTGCGATCCAATTTCCCCCCTTTTGCCTTTGCAAATGGCGAAAAGATCACATTATTTCATCATATATTTAACCAAAAAACTTGTATCTAAATCGTTTGTCTGAACattattttcattaatttcccaatcacaatccgaatttaattGCCCCGTCGCATTTCTTCCCCAACCCCGAACCCTAAGAATTCAATATCCATTAATTTTTACTACTGACACTGCTTGAGGTTTCCCTTTCTTGGATTTATTCCACCAGTTTTTGAATGGATTTTTCAGTTGGATTCTGGTGATTTACTGTTGGATTGCTTCAAGGTCAAAACCCCTCAGCTGGAATTGTGAAATTCGATGTGGGTTTGTTTGattcttgaattcttgattgCATTGTGGCAGTGATTAGCGGGTTGTGGAGATCTGGGGGTCAGCTGGGTCGACTTGGAGGGGAATATTTGGGAAATAGGACTGGAAAGAAAGGGGTTTTGGATCCGATCGGGGGCAAAACAGCGCCATTAGATGGCGCTGTTCAGACGATTCTTCTACAGGAAGCCGCCTGATCGGCTTCTTGAGATTTCTGAAAGGGTATATGGTATGTTGTGGCCACTTTTCTTATTGCTGTTTTGTGGGTTTTTAGCTCAACAATGTTTGAATCAAGGGCTCCGAAATGGAGTTAGGGGCCAGTTTTGGGGGTTGATTACTTCAAGAGTTGAATTTCTTGCTCTTTGGCTGTTTAACTTGGTTAGGCACTTAAACACTATTTTACTAAAAGTTGAAGCTTTTAACTCTGGTTATCCTCAAATTAAGTGTGAAAATTCTATGTTGTAGTTTGTTTTGAAAGTATACAGAGCTGCTGAGTGTTGATGTTTCAGAGTTTGGTATTTTAATTCAGCTTGAGTTTATATTCAGCAaagcaaaattttaaatttgtcgAACTTTAAGATTTCAGGTGGGTGAAAAGGGTTTCAGATCATTAGGCTGTGGCATCATTTTACTTCTTTGCTCGAAAACCTTTATCAGCTTGCTGCTTTGGTTTTTGTTAAAGGCGGTgttaaattttatgattttaatgaAAGCAATTTTGTTTTCCAAGGCATTGGTTACATGTTTTAAAATAAAGTTTTATTTTGTAGTTCCATATCAGTATTCTTTTATAGTTCCtcctattttaaattattttgcagatttaagtaataaataaattatgaaatattttatgtactGCATTTGCTGAAAATCGTCTTTTATGGCTTGTGAGTTTTGCAATGTAACCTGGTTCCATTGGAAACAGCTTTAGGATTCTTACCGAGTCTGTGATTTGTGCGATGTGGTGATGCTATCTGATTTGTTCTCCATGTAGTGTTCGATTGCTGCTTCTCCACTGATGTGCTGGATGAAGATGAATACAGATCATACATGAATGGGATTGTGGCTCAGTTACAAGATCACTACCCGGATGCTGCTTTTAtggtttttaattttaaagaagGGGAACGACGGAGCCAACTATCTGATATATTATCTCAGTATGACATGACAGTCATGGATTACCCTCGGCAATATGAAGGGTGCCCGCTTTTACCGTTGGAAATGATCCACCATTTCTTAAGATCCAGTGAGAGCTGGTTATCCCTCGAGGGCCAACAAAATGTTCTTTTGATGCATTGTGAAAGGGGAGGATGGCCTGTCCTTGCATTTATGCTGGCTGGTCTTCTTCTATACAGGAAGCAGTACACCGGGGAGCAGAAGACTTTAGAAATGGTGTACAAGCAGGCACCAAGGGAACTTCTTCATCTTTTGTCTCCTTTGAATCCACAGCCGTCTCAACTTAGATATCTTCAGTACATTTCAAGGAGAAATTTTGGGTCAGATTGGCCTCCTTCAGATACGCCTCTGGCTTTGGACTGTATTATATTTAGAAACCTTCCTCTATATGATGGTGGGAGAGGATGCCGGCCTGTAGTTCGTGTATATGGTCAGGATCCTTCATTGAAAGAATCCACTAGAAGTTCAAAACTTTTGTTTTCATCTTCTAAGTTGAAAAAGTATATTCGTCTGTATAGTCAGGTAAGCGACAATCCAtctatttaattttgaataggTTAAGctgtaaaaaaaaagaaaatttatgAGGTGTTCTTATGATATGTGACTGCAGGACGAGTGTGAACTAGTGAAAATTGATATTCATTGCCGTGTTCAAGGAGATGTTGTTCTTGAATGTATACATTTTGACGATGATCTAGTGAGGGAGGAAATAATATTCAGAGTTATGCTGCATACAGCATTTGTCAGGTCAAATGTCGTGATGCTGGCCCGTGATGAAGTTGATGTTCTCTGGGATGCTAAGGACCAGTTTATAAAGGAATTCAGATCAGAGGTAAACTTCTGTGTTGCTTGTGCTATGTCTCTCTGTCTCTGAAGATTCAGAATTTGACCCTTTTCTTTTCTGGATCAGGTGCTCTTTTCAGATGTTGATTCTCTTCCGTTCATTACCACCATTGAAGCAGTAAGTGATGATGGCAATGAAACCGAAGGTGCTTCACCCGAGGAATTTTTTGAGGCAGAAGAGATTTTCAGCAGTGTTATTGATAGTCAGGAAGCCAAGGGGGAGACTGACGACCTTACAGACCAAGCTAGCGCTCAAGTTGATGAAAATCGTAATAAAGAAATCTTGAAGGATGAGTTGGATCATCACGCATTTCAAGATTGTGCAGCAGATGAGGGAATTCACTTACAAGGCATAAAGTTGGACTCAAATGATGAACGCTTACGTAATGGGGGCATCAAAATAGATTCCTTGTCAGGGATATCTGATGTGTCTAGTAACGCCGTAACCATATCTGTAAATGAGCGTATGCATGGGAATTCTGAAGAAGCGAGCAAGGAAAGTCTGGAACCGCGCACCGTAATGGAGAAGATTGAAAATCAAGGTTCACAGCAGAATTCTattgccgatgatgatagtcagAAGTTGGTTgttgccgatgatgatagtcagAAGTTGGTTAAGGGGTTCTCAACAGTCACAAAAAAGCAGCCAGTCACCAATTTAAAACCTTCTTCAGATGCTATTAGTTCCAATAAGAAAACTAAGCAGCAAGAGTCGCTGGGTCCCCTAGCAAGACAAGCAAAGCCAAATGCTGTATCCAGGTGGATACCTTCTAATAAAGGTTCTTACACTAATtcaatgcatgtatattatCCTCCGTCAAGACATAACAGTGCTCCAGCAGCACTATCTCTTGGCAAGGATTCTCCCCCTCATGGGAAATCTAAATCCCCATCTGTTACTCCATCTTCAGAATCTACAGCTATAGCTGACAGGCCAATCGCACCAGGTCATGGGAAGCATTCATCTTGTCCATCATCATTAGATTTGTCACCTGTCCAAGAGGCCTCTTCCACAAGTCTACTGTCATCACCAAAGATAGAGAGTGAGGCCCATGAACTTAGTCCAGCTCCATCATCTCCTCCTCAACCacaaccaccaccaccacctccacctccaccatTTTCATCTGCAAGAGCTGCCATTACTTTTCTTAAAAGTTCACCACCCCCTCCCCCACCTCCTTCCCCGCCATTGCCATATTCCCAGAGTACAGAATTTTCTCAGTTACTCAGTTCTATTCCATCAACGTCCTCATCTTCTGAAAATACAAACTTAAGTACCAATTTGAAGGTGACTTTTCTCCCACCACCTCCTCCTCCACCAGCACCTCCGCTACCTTCCAACTTTTCTAATTTTCAGAACATTAGTCCAATTTTCCCATCCATACCTTCATCTCCACCTCCGCCACCTGCCCGACCTTCCAACCTTTCTAATTTTCAGAATGTTAGTCGAATTTTACCATCTGTAGCTCCATCGACGCCTCGTCCACCTTGGTCATCTGGGAGTAATGTTCTTGCACTTTCACCAAGTTCTCCACCTCCCAACCCacctccgccgccgccgccgccaccaccaccaccaccaccaccaccaccgtTTAATCATGTATCGGTCTCGCAAAAATCTTCCGATATAAAGATgcctccaccaccaccaccaccaccaccaccaccaccaccaccgtTTAATCATGTATCGGTCTCGCAAAAATCTTCCGATATAAAGATTCCTCCACCACCACCTTTGACTTCACTCAGCGCCCAATTTAACCACCAACCGACACCTCCAATTTATGGCGTGCCAAATTTTCCCTTGCATGGagctccacctccacctccaccacgCCCATCTCCACTGATTACCACTGTGCCATCCCCACCTCATGCACAGCCACCACTACGTCCATCATTAGGTGTGctacctccacctccacctccacctccaccgcttGTACGTGCTATGAcccctcctcctcctcctccaccCCCACCACCACCAACACCAACACCAACACCAACACCAACACCAACCCCAACCAATAGAGTCCTAGAACCACTTGTCCCTTGTACTCTTCAGGCCTCAGTGCCGCCGCCACCGCccccaccaccaccaccaccacaaCTTTTGCCTATGTACCCAATACCGCCTCCAGTACCTAGAGGCGTagctccacctccacctccacctcctaGTGGCCCACCTCCACCACCCCCACCTCTTAGAAGCTCAATACCTCCCCCACCTCCTCTTACACGTGGAGTTCCAACACCACCTCCTCCACCCTTGTTTGGTGGCCCACCTCCACCACCTCCGCCCATAGGAAAGGgcccacctccacctccacctccacctcctccTGGAGCCCCAACACCACCTCCTCCACCCATGTTTGGTGGCCCTCCTCCACCACCTCCGCCCACAGGAAGAAgcccacctccacctccgcctcCGCCAGGAAGACCAACACCACCTCCTACACCCATGTTTGGTGGCCCACCTCCACCACCTC comes from Henckelia pumila isolate YLH828 chromosome 4, ASM3356847v2, whole genome shotgun sequence and encodes:
- the LOC140863631 gene encoding formin-like protein 20 isoform X1, giving the protein MALFRRFFYRKPPDRLLEISERVYVFDCCFSTDVLDEDEYRSYMNGIVAQLQDHYPDAAFMVFNFKEGERRSQLSDILSQYDMTVMDYPRQYEGCPLLPLEMIHHFLRSSESWLSLEGQQNVLLMHCERGGWPVLAFMLAGLLLYRKQYTGEQKTLEMVYKQAPRELLHLLSPLNPQPSQLRYLQYISRRNFGSDWPPSDTPLALDCIIFRNLPLYDGGRGCRPVVRVYGQDPSLKESTRSSKLLFSSSKLKKYIRLYSQDECELVKIDIHCRVQGDVVLECIHFDDDLVREEIIFRVMLHTAFVRSNVVMLARDEVDVLWDAKDQFIKEFRSEVLFSDVDSLPFITTIEAVSDDGNETEGASPEEFFEAEEIFSSVIDSQEAKGETDDLTDQASAQVDENRNKEILKDELDHHAFQDCAADEGIHLQGIKLDSNDERLRNGGIKIDSLSGISDVSSNAVTISVNERMHGNSEEASKESLEPRTVMEKIENQGSQQNSIADDDSQKLVVADDDSQKLVKGFSTVTKKQPVTNLKPSSDAISSNKKTKQQESLGPLARQAKPNAVSRWIPSNKGSYTNSMHVYYPPSRHNSAPAALSLGKDSPPHGKSKSPSVTPSSESTAIADRPIAPGHGKHSSCPSSLDLSPVQEASSTSLLSSPKIESEAHELSPAPSSPPQPQPPPPPPPPPFSSARAAITFLKSSPPPPPPPSPPLPYSQSTEFSQLLSSIPSTSSSSENTNLSTNLKVTFLPPPPPPPAPPLPSNFSNFQNISPIFPSIPSSPPPPPARPSNLSNFQNVSRILPSVAPSTPRPPWSSGSNVLALSPSSPPPNPPPPPPPPPPPPPPPPPFNHVSVSQKSSDIKMPPPPPPPPPPPPPPFNHVSVSQKSSDIKIPPPPPLTSLSAQFNHQPTPPIYGVPNFPLHGAPPPPPPRPSPLITTVPSPPHAQPPLRPSLGVLPPPPPPPPPLVRAMTPPPPPPPPPPPTPTPTPTPTPTPTNRVLEPLVPCTLQASVPPPPPPPPPPPQLLPMYPIPPPVPRGVAPPPPPPPSGPPPPPPPLRSSIPPPPPLTRGVPTPPPPPLFGGPPPPPPPIGKGPPPPPPPPPPGAPTPPPPPMFGGPPPPPPPTGRSPPPPPPPPGRPTPPPTPMFGGPPPPPPPTGRGPPPPLPGGPTRPPTLGAPPPPMFGGPPPPPPPMFGGPPPPPPPMFGGPPPPPPPIGRGPPPPPPPGGRGPPPPPPPGGRGPPPPPPPGSRAPGPPAPPGPPGVGPPPPPPFGAKGPAVDGRGLSASSGRAARPPGMSAPRRSTLKPLHWSKVTRALQGSLWEELQRYGEPQVAPEFDVSELETLFSATVPKSDSAGGKSGGRRKSAGSKPEKVHMVDLRRANNTEIMLTKVKMPLPDMMAAVLALDESILDADQVENLIKFCPTKEEMELLKGYTGDLDNLGKCEQFFLELMKVPRVESKLRVFLFKILFYSQVSDFKKSLTIVNSSCEEVRQSLKLKEIMKKILYLGNTLNQGTARGAAVGFKLDSLLKLTDTRASNSKMTLMHYLCKVLASKSPSLLDFHKDLISLETASKIQLKSLAEEMQAIIKGLEKVKQELAASENDGPVSETFRKNLTEFVGAAEIEVSSVTNLYSTAGRNADALALYFGEDPAKCPFEQVTATLLNFVRLFQKAREENCKQAELEKKKAEKEAEMENAKGINLTKKGVKD